GAATATTATAGATTTGGTTTGGTTGCGATAAATTTAATTCCTCAAAGCAGCAATCAGAACCGTAAGAATAGAGGAGGGTCCCCATTGCACCGTCTGCAATTAAAATTTTGTCTTGTTGTAAACTATCTAAGATTCCCATGATATACCCTCCGTTGTTCTTGGTTACCGCTTGCTGCTGTAATGGTATGTTGAAATGCCTGTTCAAAATCTTCTATTAGATCCTCCGCACTTTCAAGTCCTACCGACAGGCGGAGTAGGGAGTTTGTGATGCCACGTTTTAATCGTTCTGATTCCGGCATCGCTGCATGAGACATTTTCGCCGGGAAGGAAAGGATGGATTCAACCGCCCCTAAACTCACAGCAAAAACCGGGATCTCGACCTTGCCGACAAACTTCCGGAGATCCTCTTCGCTGTGCAGTTCGAAAGAAAGAACAGCACCAGGTCCCTGTGCCTGCCTGTGTTGAAGGGTGAAGCCAGGGTGTGTCGTCAATCCTGGAAAATAAACCTTTTTAACGGCAGGATGTTTTTCTAGGTAACTGGCAATTTTATAAGCGGACTTTTGGGACTGCTCCAGCCTTACATGTAACGTTTTGAGCCCTCTTAAGACGAGCCATGCATCTTGGACACCAAGCACCGCGCCGAAGGAATTTTGCAAAAAGGCTAAACGGTCGGCAAGCTCAGGATCCTTTGCCACCGCAAGCCCTGCCACGACATCACTGTGTCCCGACAGGAACTTCGTTGCGCTGTGCAGGACAAGGTCGGCACCAAGCTCCAGCGGCTTTTGCAAGGAGGGCGTCAAGAAGGTGTTGTCGACGAAAGTCCAAGCTCCGATTGTTTTGGCGAGAGTAGACACAGCCGTGATGTCCGTTACTTTTAACAATGGATTGGATGGTGTTTCTACGTAAAGCAGTTTGGTGTTGGCCTGGATGGCCGCCTTTACTTTTCCCAAATCTGTCATATCCACAAACGTATGCGCCACGCCGTAACGGGTAAGAACTTCAGACACCATTCGGTAAGTTCCACCGTACACGTCTTCTGAAATCAATACGTGATCGCCTTGTGATAGAAGGAGGAAAGCAGTCGAGATCGCAGCCATACCAGATGAAAAAGCAAAGCCTCGCGTTCCTTCTTCTAAGTGGGCAATGGTTTCTTCGAGTGCTTCCCGGGTCGGATTGGCAGAGCGTCCATAGTCATATTTGCCAAAGGAATCGATATCAGGCTGATGAAAAGTGGAGGCATGTTGGATGGGCACGCTCACCGCTCCATTACTTTTATCAAACTTATGGCGGTTGTGTAACAGCTTCGTTTGAAAAGAATGGCTCATGATAGGACCTCCTTTTGGATGGAAGCAGCTTTCAGCGCCGCCTCTAAATCTTGTATCAAGTCTTCAGCGTCTTCAATGCCGACCGAAAAACGTAACAATCTGTTGCATACACCGGTCTCTATGCGAATTTTTTCCGGAATGTCCGCATGCGTTTGCGTGGCAGGGTATGTGATGAAGCTTTCCACGCCGCCAAGGCTTTCGGCAAAAGTAATCAGGTTCAAGTTTTGAAGCAGCGGATTGACCCATGCCTCGTCTTGAATGCGGAAGGAGAGCATGCCGCCTCTTCCAGGGTACAGGACGTCTGTGATGGAATCATGTTGAGCTAAGTATGCAGCGATTCGCTTTGCATTATTTTCATGCCTTTCCATGCGAAGGGACAAGGTTTTCATACCGCGGATCAATAGCCAGGAATCGAATGGGCTGAGTACCGCACCTGCTGCATTATGGTGAAGCGATAGCGATTCACAAAGCTCCACGCCTTTTGCGACAATCAGCCCTGCCAGCACATCATTATGCCCGCCAAGATACTTGGTCGCACTGTGAATGACGATGTCCGCACCTAATTTTATGGGATTTAATAGAACAGGAGTGTAAAACGTATTATCACAGATCAGTAGGAGTCCGTGCGCTTTCGCGAGCTCAGAGACTGCTTCTAAGTCTGTTTCTACCATCAGGGGATTGGTTGGAGTCTCTACAAAGATAGCTTGTGTTTGTGAAGTAATGGCTTTTTCGATTTCTGAAAGGTCGGTCGTGTCCACATAGCTACAACACAGTCCC
This window of the Sutcliffiella horikoshii genome carries:
- a CDS encoding methionine biosynthesis PLP-dependent protein, yielding MYKTETKLAQIGNRSETATGTVNPPVYFSTAYRHEGIGQSTGYDYTRTGNPTRHVLEKAIAELESGDQGFACSSGMAAILTILSLFKSGDHLIVCKDLYGGTYRLFEEGYKKWGLCCSYVDTTDLSEIEKAITSQTQAIFVETPTNPLMVETDLEAVSELAKAHGLLLICDNTFYTPVLLNPIKLGADIVIHSATKYLGGHNDVLAGLIVAKGVELCESLSLHHNAAGAVLSPFDSWLLIRGMKTLSLRMERHENNAKRIAAYLAQHDSITDVLYPGRGGMLSFRIQDEAWVNPLLQNLNLITFAESLGGVESFITYPATQTHADIPEKIRIETGVCNRLLRFSVGIEDAEDLIQDLEAALKAASIQKEVLS
- the metC gene encoding cystathionine beta-lyase, translated to MSHSFQTKLLHNRHKFDKSNGAVSVPIQHASTFHQPDIDSFGKYDYGRSANPTREALEETIAHLEEGTRGFAFSSGMAAISTAFLLLSQGDHVLISEDVYGGTYRMVSEVLTRYGVAHTFVDMTDLGKVKAAIQANTKLLYVETPSNPLLKVTDITAVSTLAKTIGAWTFVDNTFLTPSLQKPLELGADLVLHSATKFLSGHSDVVAGLAVAKDPELADRLAFLQNSFGAVLGVQDAWLVLRGLKTLHVRLEQSQKSAYKIASYLEKHPAVKKVYFPGLTTHPGFTLQHRQAQGPGAVLSFELHSEEDLRKFVGKVEIPVFAVSLGAVESILSFPAKMSHAAMPESERLKRGITNSLLRLSVGLESAEDLIEDFEQAFQHTITAASGNQEQRRVYHGNLR